A single genomic interval of Agarivorans aestuarii harbors:
- a CDS encoding Dabb family protein, translating to MIRHILLIKFKADASETSIQQVQQSFLDIPNKISGVLSVEWGHNDSPEGLNKDYQYSVLMSFSDEAARQSYLSHIEHEKLKLDFVPLLEDIIVFDYTL from the coding sequence ATGATACGCCATATTTTACTGATTAAGTTTAAGGCTGATGCTAGTGAAACGAGCATTCAGCAAGTGCAACAAAGCTTTCTAGATATCCCTAATAAAATCAGCGGTGTGTTAAGTGTTGAGTGGGGCCATAACGATAGCCCAGAGGGTTTAAACAAAGACTACCAATACAGTGTATTAATGAGCTTTTCTGACGAAGCAGCTAGGCAAAGTTATTTATCTCACATAGAACACGAAAAATTAAAGCTGGATTTTGTTCCTTTGCTCGAAGACATCATTGTGTTTGATTACACCCTATAA
- a CDS encoding pyrimidine/purine nucleoside phosphorylase produces the protein MLKSNEYFDGQVKSIGFFGKEKPSSVGVMAIGEYEFGTAEPELMVVVAGELIVKLPGETEWNSYKDGDKFNVPGNAKFQLKVPTQTAYLCVYG, from the coding sequence ATGTTAAAGAGTAATGAATACTTTGACGGTCAAGTTAAATCAATCGGATTCTTTGGAAAAGAGAAGCCATCTTCTGTTGGTGTTATGGCAATAGGCGAATATGAGTTTGGCACAGCTGAACCAGAACTAATGGTGGTAGTAGCAGGCGAATTGATTGTTAAACTGCCTGGTGAAACTGAGTGGAACAGCTATAAAGATGGCGACAAGTTCAACGTACCTGGCAATGCAAAGTTTCAGCTAAAAGTGCCTACACAAACCGCTTACCTTTGTGTGTACGGTTAA
- a CDS encoding MerR family DNA-binding protein has translation MIKIGEAAKLSGLSIKTVRYYHDVGLVEALKAENGYRYYNEHQIRHLRFLGNCRELGFSLSQSQQLLSLYVDKQRSASEVKHIATEHLSEIEQRIEQLQQLQQSLARMVACCHGDARPDCPIIDGLAAS, from the coding sequence ATGATCAAAATTGGTGAAGCGGCCAAGCTCAGCGGTTTGTCTATCAAAACAGTACGTTATTACCACGACGTAGGTTTAGTTGAAGCGCTTAAGGCGGAAAATGGCTATCGTTATTACAATGAGCATCAAATAAGACATCTACGTTTTCTAGGCAACTGTAGAGAGCTAGGGTTTAGCTTAAGCCAGAGCCAACAGTTGTTGTCTCTATATGTAGATAAGCAGCGTAGCGCCAGTGAAGTAAAGCACATCGCGACTGAACATCTTAGCGAAATAGAGCAACGCATTGAGCAACTTCAACAGTTGCAGCAAAGCTTAGCTAGAATGGTGGCTTGTTGTCATGGCGACGCAAGACCCGATTGCCCAATTATTGATGGCTTAGCTGCGAGCTAG
- a CDS encoding heavy metal translocating P-type ATPase, which produces MTQTLVFPLRGLRCAGCVGKVEKLLSGQEGVSEVSVNLALNQVRLDSAAPALLPKLRQLLAEQGFDIPFVRHCWQIEGLNCASCVSKLENALAKLEGIDKVNVNLALNQVSFELLPDAQDLAQVKQALTSNGFTLKQSATNSSNPPATSLPWRLLLSMALSLPLVLPMLESSFTVPSLWQFLLATPVQFLIAKPFYRGAFQALKQGSSTMDTLVVMGTSTAYFYSIYLWLSGQAGHLYFEAAAVIITLILLGKHLEERAKQRAAKSIAELVNLSPQRALRVNQQGLSEEVDVAELRIGDVILVKPGEQIAADGEVSWGSSEVSEAVITGESVPLEKSLNDSVLAGSLNGSGLLQVKVTAENQHSTLSKIIQLVSEAQSGKAPIQGLVDKISHYFVPVVLLIALATLLVWTLLGDFNQGLIAAVSVLVIACPCALGLATPTALVAGTGRGAKLGILYRNIQALELSHKVTDVVFDKTGTLTQGKPSLVKLAASESTNEEELIRLAASAQQGSQHPLASAMLKAAESVPLAPLNYFNSYPGLGIEAQLRIDDESEAMYYLGNLSFIEHRLGQGLEHAIPSQLQSSTEQWLAEGLTTVYVANKQQVLGVLALKDEMRSNAKIAVEALQSLALNTHLLSGDAKSVTEDFAQQVAIQHWQAELLPEQKLAQVSQMQAQNSVVMMLGDGVNDAPALAKADVGIAMGGGSDIALNSADIVLMRDDPLLIAQAIALAKQTWRTLQQNLFWAFIYNLIGIPIAAMGLLNPAFAGAAMALSSVCVVSNAVRLNYWQSPITHSEKDV; this is translated from the coding sequence ATGACTCAAACTTTGGTTTTCCCCTTACGGGGCTTACGGTGTGCCGGCTGTGTTGGCAAGGTTGAAAAACTCTTGTCTGGGCAGGAGGGTGTGTCTGAAGTGTCAGTTAACTTGGCGCTGAACCAAGTTCGCCTAGATAGCGCCGCCCCAGCATTATTACCCAAGTTACGTCAGCTATTAGCTGAGCAAGGTTTTGATATTCCGTTCGTACGTCATTGCTGGCAGATAGAAGGCCTAAACTGTGCTAGTTGTGTAAGTAAGCTGGAAAATGCCTTAGCCAAGCTTGAAGGCATTGATAAGGTTAATGTCAATCTGGCCTTAAACCAAGTTAGCTTTGAGCTATTACCCGATGCTCAAGACCTCGCTCAAGTGAAGCAAGCTTTAACAAGCAATGGTTTTACTCTCAAGCAAAGCGCTACAAACTCAAGCAATCCTCCTGCTACCTCTTTACCTTGGCGCTTATTGTTGAGCATGGCTTTATCTTTACCCTTGGTGCTGCCAATGCTAGAGAGTAGCTTTACTGTGCCTTCCTTGTGGCAGTTTTTACTCGCTACTCCGGTACAGTTTCTTATTGCTAAGCCCTTTTATCGCGGGGCATTTCAAGCTTTAAAGCAAGGTAGCAGCACCATGGATACCCTGGTGGTGATGGGCACCAGTACTGCTTATTTTTATAGTATTTACCTGTGGTTGAGTGGGCAGGCGGGGCATTTATACTTTGAAGCCGCTGCAGTGATAATTACGCTCATTTTGCTGGGTAAACATTTAGAAGAGCGAGCCAAGCAACGGGCTGCAAAAAGCATTGCCGAGTTGGTGAACCTTAGCCCGCAACGCGCCTTAAGAGTTAATCAGCAAGGGCTTAGCGAAGAAGTCGATGTTGCAGAGTTGCGTATTGGCGATGTAATTTTGGTTAAGCCGGGTGAGCAAATCGCTGCAGACGGTGAAGTTAGTTGGGGCAGTAGTGAGGTATCAGAAGCTGTTATCACCGGCGAGAGTGTTCCTTTAGAAAAATCGCTTAATGACTCGGTACTTGCTGGCAGTTTAAATGGCTCGGGTTTACTGCAGGTGAAAGTCACGGCAGAGAACCAACATAGTACCTTGAGTAAAATTATTCAATTAGTGAGTGAAGCTCAATCTGGGAAAGCGCCGATACAAGGTTTGGTGGATAAAATAAGCCATTATTTTGTACCAGTGGTATTGCTAATAGCCTTGGCAACCTTGCTAGTTTGGACGCTGTTGGGTGACTTTAACCAAGGGCTGATTGCCGCTGTGTCGGTGCTTGTGATTGCATGCCCTTGCGCACTGGGCTTAGCAACACCTACTGCCTTAGTGGCTGGCACCGGACGCGGAGCAAAGTTGGGGATTTTATATCGCAACATCCAAGCGCTTGAGCTTAGCCACAAAGTTACCGATGTGGTGTTTGATAAAACCGGAACCCTAACTCAAGGCAAACCTAGTTTGGTTAAGCTTGCGGCTAGCGAGAGTACTAATGAAGAAGAATTGATTCGCCTAGCGGCAAGTGCCCAGCAAGGAAGCCAGCATCCTTTGGCGAGTGCTATGTTAAAGGCTGCTGAATCGGTTCCTCTAGCGCCGTTAAACTACTTTAATAGTTATCCGGGTTTAGGCATAGAAGCTCAGCTGCGCATCGATGATGAGAGCGAGGCAATGTACTATCTAGGCAATCTTAGCTTTATAGAGCATCGTTTAGGGCAGGGCCTAGAGCACGCTATTCCGTCTCAACTACAAAGTAGTACTGAGCAATGGCTGGCTGAAGGACTTACCACTGTTTATGTGGCGAATAAACAGCAAGTATTGGGGGTGTTGGCCTTAAAAGATGAAATGCGAAGTAACGCTAAAATTGCGGTAGAGGCCTTGCAAAGCTTGGCCTTAAACACTCATTTACTTAGTGGTGACGCCAAATCGGTAACTGAAGATTTTGCTCAGCAAGTGGCTATTCAACACTGGCAAGCTGAGTTGTTACCAGAGCAAAAGTTGGCACAAGTTAGTCAGATGCAAGCGCAAAATTCTGTTGTAATGATGCTGGGTGACGGTGTTAACGACGCGCCCGCTTTAGCTAAGGCTGATGTTGGCATTGCCATGGGCGGTGGTAGCGATATTGCCTTAAATAGCGCGGATATAGTGTTAATGAGAGACGATCCTTTGTTGATTGCACAGGCGATAGCCTTAGCGAAACAAACCTGGCGAACTCTACAGCAAAACTTGTTTTGGGCCTTTATCTACAATCTTATTGGGATCCCTATTGCGGCAATGGGTTTACTAAATCCCGCTTTTGCTGGCGCGGCGATGGCCTTAAGTTCGGTGTGTGTAGTGAGCAATGCGGTGCGACTAAATTATTGGCAAAGCCCAATTACTCACAGTGAAAAGGACGTTTAG
- the gloA2 gene encoding SMU1112c/YaeR family gloxylase I-like metalloprotein has translation MFKAFHHVAIICSDYSRSKHFYCELLGLEVIAEHYREQRNSYKLDLALPSGEQIELFSFADAPTRPSYPEAQGLRHLAFAVEDVEKSVAILSAKGIKLEPVRIDPYTGKQFTFFSDPDGLPLELYQQ, from the coding sequence ATGTTTAAGGCGTTTCATCATGTGGCGATTATCTGCTCTGACTATAGCCGCTCAAAACACTTTTATTGTGAATTGTTAGGCCTCGAAGTTATCGCCGAACATTATCGAGAGCAGCGCAACTCTTACAAGTTGGATTTAGCTTTGCCTAGCGGTGAGCAAATCGAACTATTTTCTTTTGCCGACGCTCCTACAAGGCCAAGTTACCCAGAAGCGCAGGGCTTGCGACACTTAGCATTTGCGGTGGAGGATGTTGAAAAAAGCGTTGCCATATTAAGCGCTAAAGGAATTAAGTTAGAGCCGGTGCGAATTGATCCCTACACCGGCAAACAGTTCACCTTTTTCAGTGACCCAGATGGCTTACCACTGGAGTTGTATCAGCAATAA
- a CDS encoding OmpP1/FadL family transporter, which produces MDKRKLSLVAISASLLTGQSLAAGFQLNSQSATGIGRAFSGDAVIADNASVLSRNPAAMAMFDRKALSLGLTYADVDVTIKDVSALGGTIQYGSEPDAADNKVIPNIYYIHPINDAFAVGVGAFSNFGTGTDISSLNNSGAPITPVDLLGETEIITSNFNASVSYRINQQFSIGAGLDFIYGEGKLKRQGEIQGGSGVQSTLVDVEADGWALGGILGATYEINDKNRLGMSYRFSPTFKADGNVEVGGAKFEEIHIPLPDIFQIAGYHELSPSWAVHYTAQHTSWGDFEHITVTGNYPDTTVKSYQWKNSWLFSLGGTYTINQNWTARAGYMHDKGVVDEISSLSIPDSDRNWYTAGASYHINKNSSIDFGLAFVRGKDVEVLEDSAVLAGASLPNTVVGHTRSDAIYYSMQYSHLF; this is translated from the coding sequence ATGGATAAACGTAAATTAAGTCTAGTTGCAATTAGCGCCTCATTACTTACTGGCCAAAGTTTAGCGGCAGGTTTTCAATTAAATAGCCAATCGGCCACCGGTATTGGTCGTGCGTTTTCTGGTGACGCAGTTATTGCTGATAATGCATCGGTATTATCACGTAACCCTGCAGCCATGGCGATGTTCGACCGCAAAGCCTTGTCATTGGGTTTAACCTACGCAGACGTAGATGTAACCATTAAAGATGTAAGCGCTTTGGGCGGCACCATTCAATACGGTAGCGAACCAGACGCAGCGGACAACAAAGTTATTCCTAACATCTACTACATCCACCCAATTAACGATGCCTTTGCTGTTGGCGTAGGTGCCTTTTCTAATTTTGGTACAGGTACCGATATTAGTTCTTTAAATAACAGCGGTGCGCCAATTACCCCTGTTGATTTACTTGGCGAAACAGAGATTATTACTTCTAACTTCAATGCCAGCGTGTCTTACCGGATTAACCAACAATTTAGCATTGGTGCTGGTTTAGACTTTATCTACGGTGAAGGTAAGTTAAAACGTCAAGGCGAGATTCAAGGTGGTTCAGGCGTACAATCTACTCTGGTTGACGTAGAAGCCGACGGTTGGGCCTTGGGTGGTATTCTAGGTGCTACCTACGAGATCAACGATAAAAACCGCTTAGGTATGAGCTATCGCTTTAGCCCAACATTTAAAGCTGATGGTAATGTGGAAGTGGGAGGAGCAAAATTTGAAGAAATCCATATTCCTCTACCCGACATTTTTCAAATCGCTGGTTACCACGAGTTAAGCCCTAGTTGGGCGGTTCACTACACGGCGCAACATACCAGTTGGGGTGATTTTGAACATATTACGGTTACTGGTAATTACCCAGACACCACAGTAAAAAGCTACCAATGGAAGAACTCTTGGTTGTTTAGTTTAGGTGGTACTTACACTATCAATCAAAATTGGACCGCCCGTGCCGGTTACATGCATGACAAAGGTGTAGTGGATGAGATTAGCTCGTTATCTATTCCAGATTCAGATCGTAACTGGTACACCGCTGGTGCCAGCTATCATATAAACAAAAACTCAAGCATCGACTTTGGCCTAGCCTTTGTACGTGGTAAAGATGTGGAAGTATTAGAAGATAGCGCCGTATTAGCAGGAGCAAGCTTACCAAACACTGTAGTTGGCCACACTCGTTCAGACGCCATCTACTACTCTATGCAATACAGCCACTTATTCTAA
- the phrB gene encoding deoxyribodipyrimidine photo-lyase, whose translation MSAQLLWFRNDLRTKDNQALSAAVQSGQAVLAVYTLCSKQWQQHHLAPIQADLIVRRLAQLQQDLAALNIPLVVAELASFKQVPEYLLSLCQQHQITDVHCHYQYELNEQERDEAVEHLLSQQAISVYRHHGECVVNPGRVLTKSGENFKVFTPFRKAWLASLTEQSFSPLSSPAAVHKSLVSRSLTQLLEQPQEISCSYPRENSNAWASDDQQIIQQLRDFSASKASDYKEHRDIPALDATSRLSAYLALGMLSARQCLARLYLEHAEDIASQQGGAFTWLSEIIWREFYRHLIAANPRLCKGEAYLGWTESVAWQSDKALLEAWQQGKTGYPIVDAAMQQLKQTGWMHNRLRMVVASFLTKDLLIDWREGERWFMQHLIDGDFASNNGGWQWAASTGTDAQPYFRIFNPTTQAQRFDPEGEFVQAWLPELAQVPGKHVHTPHTWAEKNGLSINYPMPIVEHGQQRKYALHLFEQAKSMGQAKIIA comes from the coding sequence ATGAGCGCACAACTACTCTGGTTTAGAAACGATCTAAGGACAAAAGATAATCAAGCCTTAAGTGCTGCAGTGCAAAGCGGTCAAGCTGTATTGGCGGTATATACCCTCTGTAGCAAGCAATGGCAGCAACATCACTTAGCGCCTATTCAGGCAGATTTAATCGTGCGTCGATTAGCACAACTCCAGCAAGATCTAGCCGCACTTAATATTCCCCTGGTAGTGGCTGAGTTGGCTAGTTTTAAGCAGGTGCCAGAGTATTTGTTAAGCCTGTGCCAACAACATCAAATTACCGATGTGCATTGCCATTATCAATATGAGCTAAACGAGCAAGAGCGCGATGAAGCTGTGGAGCACCTGCTTAGCCAGCAAGCGATAAGTGTTTATCGCCATCATGGCGAGTGTGTGGTGAACCCTGGCCGCGTACTAACTAAAAGTGGCGAGAACTTTAAGGTGTTTACACCTTTTCGTAAGGCTTGGTTGGCGAGCTTAACTGAGCAATCTTTTAGTCCTTTAAGTTCGCCTGCTGCGGTACATAAAAGTTTAGTCTCTCGGTCTCTCACGCAGCTGCTTGAGCAGCCGCAAGAGATAAGCTGCAGTTACCCGCGAGAGAACAGCAATGCTTGGGCTAGCGATGATCAACAAATCATTCAGCAATTACGAGACTTTAGTGCCAGCAAGGCTAGTGATTACAAAGAGCACCGCGATATTCCAGCACTTGATGCAACCAGCCGTTTGTCGGCTTATTTGGCCTTGGGAATGCTATCGGCACGTCAATGTTTAGCGAGGTTGTATTTGGAGCATGCCGAGGATATAGCCTCGCAACAAGGCGGTGCTTTTACTTGGTTGAGCGAAATAATTTGGCGCGAGTTTTACCGTCATTTAATCGCTGCAAACCCTAGATTATGTAAGGGAGAGGCCTACTTAGGGTGGACCGAATCTGTCGCTTGGCAAAGTGATAAGGCCTTACTTGAAGCTTGGCAGCAAGGCAAAACGGGCTACCCGATAGTAGATGCCGCGATGCAGCAACTTAAGCAAACGGGTTGGATGCACAATCGCCTGCGGATGGTGGTAGCCAGCTTTTTGACCAAAGACTTGCTGATTGATTGGCGCGAAGGTGAGCGCTGGTTTATGCAACACCTCATCGATGGAGACTTTGCCTCGAATAACGGCGGTTGGCAATGGGCGGCGTCAACCGGCACTGATGCGCAACCCTACTTTCGCATTTTTAACCCCACCACTCAGGCGCAGCGTTTTGATCCCGAGGGCGAATTTGTTCAGGCTTGGCTTCCAGAGTTAGCTCAAGTTCCCGGTAAACATGTTCACACTCCGCACACCTGGGCGGAGAAAAATGGCTTGTCGATAAACTACCCCATGCCTATTGTTGAGCATGGACAACAACGCAAATACGCGCTGCACTTATTTGAACAGGCTAAAAGTATGGGGCAGGCCAAAATTATCGCTTGA
- a CDS encoding TetR/AcrR family transcriptional regulator has product MAKMQFQRDQVLEQSANLFWRVGYNATSMQQVFKHTGLKPGSVYLAFGNKEALFKESLSHYAEVSKAGITKSLDAAESVELGICEILDGMVSQSAASDYCSCFLVKSQLELSDEPNLQSFVSEQLHQIEQLYAGYLQTKYGEQDAKTKACCIMLHIFGIRVYSYHQGSELAMRQALRTGLAWLPWHGLNH; this is encoded by the coding sequence ATGGCTAAGATGCAGTTTCAGCGTGACCAGGTATTGGAGCAGTCGGCTAACTTGTTTTGGCGAGTGGGTTATAACGCCACTTCTATGCAACAGGTGTTCAAACATACTGGTTTAAAGCCGGGTAGTGTTTACTTAGCCTTTGGTAACAAAGAGGCACTATTTAAAGAGTCTTTAAGCCATTACGCTGAAGTCTCTAAAGCGGGAATTACCAAAAGTTTAGACGCAGCAGAGTCTGTTGAATTGGGCATCTGTGAAATACTTGATGGCATGGTGTCCCAGTCTGCTGCATCGGACTACTGCAGCTGCTTTTTAGTGAAAAGTCAGCTTGAGCTTAGTGATGAGCCAAACTTACAAAGTTTTGTGAGTGAGCAACTACATCAAATAGAGCAGCTTTATGCTGGCTATTTACAAACAAAGTATGGTGAACAAGACGCTAAAACCAAAGCGTGTTGTATCATGCTTCACATCTTTGGTATTCGAGTGTATAGCTACCACCAAGGTAGTGAGTTAGCCATGCGGCAAGCCTTGCGTACCGGGCTTGCTTGGTTGCCATGGCATGGTTTGAACCACTAA
- a CDS encoding DUF3820 family protein: MNEQLLSANEPFDKTLLLKVARHKMPFGKYAGREIIRLPEEYLLWFANNDGFPNGELGQLMALALEIQIAGLEKIIWPLIDTKHQ; the protein is encoded by the coding sequence ATGAATGAACAGCTTCTATCGGCAAATGAGCCGTTTGATAAAACCTTATTACTGAAGGTAGCGCGTCATAAAATGCCATTTGGTAAATATGCTGGCCGAGAAATTATTCGCTTGCCTGAAGAGTACTTGCTCTGGTTTGCCAATAATGATGGTTTTCCAAATGGAGAGTTAGGCCAATTAATGGCATTAGCTCTTGAAATTCAAATAGCTGGCCTAGAAAAAATCATCTGGCCACTAATTGATACAAAACATCAATAA
- a CDS encoding SDR family NAD(P)-dependent oxidoreductase: protein MKVLVTGGSGGIGLALVKQLLEQEAITSITATWHSNMPTLQHPKLNWQQLDLSDETEIAALMANIHQLDWLINCAGVLHSLQLKPEKSLSQCQAASFMLSMQLNALPSLLLAKHAAKALKHSQSGVFLSISAKLASISDNRIGGWHSYRCAKAALNMALKNIAIEWQRTHPKVCVAAWHPGTTDTALSKPFQANIAKHKLLTSERSATLLLKRIYQLSPEQSGRFWSWDDQELSW, encoded by the coding sequence ATGAAAGTATTGGTAACTGGCGGCAGCGGTGGCATAGGCCTCGCTTTAGTTAAACAACTGCTCGAACAAGAAGCGATTACAAGTATCACAGCCACTTGGCATTCCAACATGCCTACCTTGCAGCATCCTAAGCTTAATTGGCAGCAACTAGACCTTAGTGATGAAACAGAGATAGCAGCGCTAATGGCCAATATTCACCAACTGGATTGGCTAATAAATTGCGCCGGAGTATTACACTCGCTTCAGTTAAAGCCTGAAAAAAGCTTAAGCCAATGCCAAGCGGCTAGCTTTATGCTGAGCATGCAGCTAAATGCCTTGCCCAGTTTGTTACTGGCAAAACATGCCGCTAAGGCGCTAAAACATAGTCAATCCGGCGTATTTTTAAGTATCTCGGCCAAGCTGGCATCAATTAGCGACAATCGCATCGGTGGTTGGCATAGTTATCGCTGTGCTAAAGCCGCACTCAATATGGCCTTAAAAAACATCGCAATAGAATGGCAACGCACTCACCCTAAAGTATGTGTAGCGGCCTGGCATCCCGGTACTACCGACACAGCCTTATCGAAACCATTTCAAGCCAATATTGCTAAGCACAAACTGTTAACCAGCGAACGCAGTGCAACATTGCTGCTGAAGAGAATATATCAACTAAGTCCAGAGCAAAGCGGCAGGTTTTGGTCTTGGGATGACCAAGAGCTAAGTTGGTAA
- a CDS encoding peroxiredoxin-like family protein, translating into MSLQTEIADYIASFVAKAPLEVQQLMKQATKNLAESGIAAKAPQQGQQLPAFTLPNQNGDSVSLAELLKQGPAIVTFYRGGWCPYCNLELRAYQQILPQIKALGANLVAITPELPDASLSTAEKNELEFQVLSDENAEYAKSLGIVFALPEELRPIYSSFGIEVEQHNGAGQFNLPLAVTYVIAQDGSIASAFVDPDYTKRQEPSDLLPVLESLKN; encoded by the coding sequence ATGAGTTTACAAACCGAGATCGCCGATTACATTGCTTCTTTTGTAGCGAAAGCACCACTAGAGGTGCAGCAACTAATGAAACAAGCCACCAAAAACTTAGCCGAGAGTGGTATCGCAGCCAAGGCACCTCAACAAGGGCAACAACTACCAGCGTTTACCTTACCTAATCAAAATGGTGACTCGGTTAGTTTGGCTGAATTACTCAAGCAAGGTCCGGCTATTGTGACTTTTTACCGTGGTGGCTGGTGTCCCTACTGCAACCTAGAGCTACGCGCCTACCAGCAAATTTTGCCGCAAATTAAGGCCTTAGGAGCAAACCTAGTGGCGATCACCCCTGAGCTACCAGATGCGTCGTTAAGCACCGCCGAGAAAAATGAGCTGGAGTTTCAGGTGTTAAGTGATGAAAATGCAGAATACGCCAAAAGCTTAGGTATTGTTTTTGCCCTACCTGAAGAGCTACGCCCTATTTACTCATCATTTGGTATTGAAGTAGAACAACATAACGGCGCAGGACAATTTAACTTACCGCTAGCGGTAACTTATGTCATTGCCCAAGATGGTTCTATCGCGAGTGCCTTTGTCGACCCAGACTACACCAAGCGCCAAGAGCCGAGTGATTTATTACCAGTGTTGGAATCGTTAAAGAACTAA
- a CDS encoding AraC family transcriptional regulator, whose amino-acid sequence MTSTAKHLLKRSKQLPFVELRQAEHSEACYHSHSHDEFSFGIIDTGEAIYKNMQRQHHIGQGHSVTINPGDVHSCNPKQGAWSYRMLFVETAWVAQLQQEMFARSASDYFAFEKHCLSHKQNYRLLESLFNSIKLERNTLEQESLLIAFFEQQFAAKHPLRADLRCLAKPQLKRVKECISDQLDSQLSLGELAEVAGLSRFHLVRSFKQVYGLSPHAFQLNQRINRAKALLREGSSIADTALDLGFADQSHFQRNFKKRLALTPKQYQGFFV is encoded by the coding sequence ATGACAAGCACTGCAAAGCATCTGTTAAAGCGAAGTAAGCAATTACCCTTTGTTGAGCTGCGCCAAGCTGAACATTCTGAGGCTTGTTACCATAGCCATTCTCACGATGAGTTTTCCTTTGGCATTATTGATACTGGTGAAGCCATTTATAAAAACATGCAACGCCAGCATCATATTGGCCAAGGACATAGCGTAACCATTAACCCCGGAGATGTGCATTCTTGTAATCCAAAACAAGGTGCTTGGTCTTATCGAATGTTGTTTGTGGAAACGGCTTGGGTAGCGCAACTGCAACAAGAGATGTTTGCGCGTTCTGCCAGTGACTATTTTGCATTCGAGAAGCATTGCTTAAGTCATAAACAAAACTACCGTTTATTAGAGAGCTTGTTTAATAGCATTAAATTAGAGCGAAACACACTAGAGCAAGAAAGCCTGTTGATAGCTTTTTTTGAACAACAATTTGCGGCAAAACATCCATTGCGTGCAGATTTGCGTTGTTTAGCTAAACCGCAATTAAAAAGGGTGAAAGAGTGTATTTCTGATCAGTTAGATAGTCAGCTAAGCTTGGGTGAACTTGCGGAAGTGGCCGGGCTTAGTCGTTTCCATTTAGTGCGCAGTTTCAAGCAGGTTTACGGATTGTCTCCGCATGCCTTTCAACTTAATCAGCGAATTAATCGAGCCAAAGCGTTGTTGCGAGAAGGAAGCAGTATTGCCGACACTGCCTTAGATTTAGGCTTTGCTGATCAAAGTCACTTTCAACGAAATTTCAAAAAGCGCTTGGCACTTACACCTAAGCAGTACCAAGGCTTTTTTGTGTAG
- a CDS encoding putative hemolysin — translation MKKVVIGLLMAFLVACGSEQEDSASVSMANPAAVYCVEQGGDPQIKKTAKGEVGYCHFADGRVVEQWDFYRASLE, via the coding sequence ATGAAAAAGGTAGTAATCGGCTTATTAATGGCTTTTTTGGTCGCTTGTGGTTCTGAGCAAGAAGACTCAGCCTCAGTAAGCATGGCTAATCCCGCTGCGGTATATTGTGTTGAGCAAGGTGGAGATCCGCAAATTAAGAAAACCGCAAAGGGTGAGGTAGGGTATTGTCACTTTGCCGACGGGCGAGTGGTAGAGCAATGGGATTTTTACCGCGCTAGCTTAGAGTAA
- a CDS encoding cold-shock protein, producing the protein MSGQGLSGTVKWFNDEKGFGFIAQEKGPDVFVHFRAINGNGRRTLAEGQAVTFDVVQGQKGPQAENVTAL; encoded by the coding sequence ATGTCAGGTCAGGGATTATCAGGAACCGTTAAATGGTTCAACGATGAAAAAGGTTTTGGTTTTATTGCACAAGAGAAAGGTCCGGACGTTTTTGTTCACTTTCGCGCTATCAACGGTAACGGTCGCCGTACCTTAGCTGAAGGTCAAGCGGTAACGTTTGATGTTGTTCAAGGCCAAAAAGGTCCGCAAGCTGAAAACGTAACTGCGCTTTAA